The following proteins come from a genomic window of Candidatus Woesearchaeota archaeon:
- a CDS encoding thiolase domain-containing protein (Catalyzes the synthesis of acetoacetyl coenzyme A from two molecules of acetyl coenzyme A. It can also act as a thiolase, catalyzing the reverse reaction and generating two-carbon units from the four-carbon product of fatty acid oxidation), protein MSPMSLPKRFVKGAGMTKFGIEDRPTTDMAYEAVSLAIEDSDIELNAIDAAVVSTVDTKVNDERQRHYPPLLASLLKKKIPIIRVPAVCGGGGAAFWSAMRLKYDNVLVLAVDKVLSGPTSIITKEIMNASENFWEQDEGLNFPAINALVAQQHFMKYGTKHEDLELISYKNHYFGNLNPKARFHGKKVSIEDIKSAPMIASPFTLYDCSISVNGAAAAIISKDKSDIEVKGSALATDYIAPFEREDMTVWTATAEAGKAAFQQAGIEPLDINVAEIHDAFTIIELIAYEELGWCEKGKSKNLIRDGFTNLDGKIPVNTSGGLKAKGHPISPTGVGQIVEIVDQLRGRCGERQVSNIKYGLAHNVGGPGGTTTAHIFRKIGG, encoded by the coding sequence ATGTCACCTATGTCTCTGCCAAAAAGATTTGTAAAGGGAGCTGGAATGACCAAGTTCGGGATAGAGGACAGGCCGACTACTGATATGGCTTATGAGGCGGTTTCCCTTGCAATAGAGGATTCTGATATTGAGCTTAATGCGATTGATGCTGCTGTTGTTTCCACTGTAGATACAAAGGTGAATGATGAGAGGCAAAGGCATTACCCTCCGTTATTGGCATCGCTGCTCAAGAAAAAGATACCTATAATAAGGGTGCCTGCTGTCTGCGGCGGCGGCGGAGCTGCCTTCTGGTCTGCAATGAGGCTAAAGTATGACAATGTATTGGTTTTGGCTGTTGATAAGGTGCTATCAGGCCCTACATCCATAATAACCAAAGAAATAATGAACGCTTCTGAGAATTTCTGGGAGCAGGATGAGGGTCTGAATTTCCCTGCCATAAATGCGCTGGTAGCGCAGCAGCATTTTATGAAGTACGGCACAAAACATGAGGATCTCGAGTTAATATCATATAAAAACCATTATTTTGGAAACCTTAACCCGAAAGCGAGATTCCATGGAAAAAAAGTATCCATAGAAGACATTAAAAGCGCTCCTATGATAGCTTCCCCCTTTACCCTTTATGACTGCTCTATAAGCGTTAATGGGGCTGCTGCTGCGATTATCTCAAAAGACAAGTCAGATATAGAGGTAAAGGGCTCTGCGCTGGCAACAGACTATATTGCGCCTTTTGAGAGGGAAGACATGACCGTGTGGACTGCTACTGCAGAAGCAGGAAAGGCTGCTTTCCAACAGGCAGGCATAGAGCCCCTGGATATAAATGTCGCGGAAATACACGATGCATTCACAATAATCGAGCTAATTGCCTATGAAGAGCTTGGCTGGTGTGAAAAAGGAAAGTCTAAGAACCTTATAAGAGACGGCTTTACTAACCTGGACGGCAAAATACCTGTAAATACTTCAGGCGGCCTGAAGGCCAAGGGGCATCCTATCTCGCCTACGGGTGTGGGGCAGATAGTGGAGATAGTCGACCAGCTCAGGGGAAGATGCGGGGAAAGGCAGGTTTCCAATATAAAATACGGCCTTGCCCATAATGTAGGGGGGCCGGGCGGAACTACAACTGCCCATATTTTCAGGAAAATAGGGGGATAG
- a CDS encoding FAD-dependent oxidoreductase has product MTFIRKKKIGNNYYYYLVKSIRTGKNSWKKYEKYIGKKLPEKKPSFDKSQYDVIIVGAGPAGLFSAYELANKGLKLLLIDKGPAAGQRKGEIMTGIGGAGLYSDGKLNLTPVHGKTNLYEFLNEKQANELISYVDSIFINFGAPRTAYTKNLKRVEELRKKARKNKITLLLAPQKHIGSDKLPLLIQKFSNCLRKQNINILTNTEVKDVIVRNNKVRGVLAGNKAITSRYVIACPGRSGSSWFLEQARKLDIPLKHRGIEIGVRVEIRAKLMEHITKYLWDPAFFMKARHSHDIVRTFCTCPYGFVAEETYHGFIGVNGYSNINRKSANTNFALLSNIELTEPAENTIAYGEDIGRLATTIAGGRPFIQSLEDLKRHRRSYWHRIDKTKISPTLTNTTPGDLSMAIPHRIVINLLDAIRRLDKIIPGLYENALLYGPELKFFSVRIESDKSLETRAKNLFIAGDGVGICGNIVGAAATGILAARGVLDKINKQKPVKS; this is encoded by the coding sequence ATGACTTTTATAAGGAAAAAAAAAATCGGAAATAATTATTACTATTACCTTGTCAAAAGCATAAGGACAGGTAAAAATTCCTGGAAAAAATATGAAAAATACATAGGAAAGAAGCTTCCTGAAAAGAAGCCGTCCTTTGATAAGAGCCAATACGATGTTATAATTGTCGGCGCAGGCCCCGCAGGCTTGTTTTCTGCCTATGAATTGGCAAATAAAGGCCTTAAATTACTCTTGATAGACAAAGGCCCTGCCGCAGGCCAGAGGAAAGGGGAAATAATGACTGGAATAGGTGGGGCTGGCCTCTACTCGGACGGCAAGCTTAATCTAACTCCTGTCCATGGCAAGACCAACTTGTACGAGTTTCTTAATGAAAAGCAGGCCAATGAATTGATCAGCTATGTAGACAGCATATTCATAAATTTTGGAGCGCCCAGGACAGCCTATACTAAAAACCTAAAAAGAGTAGAGGAGCTGAGGAAAAAAGCAAGGAAGAATAAAATAACGCTTCTGCTTGCTCCCCAAAAGCATATAGGCTCGGATAAGCTGCCTTTGTTAATCCAAAAATTTTCTAATTGCCTAAGAAAGCAGAATATCAATATTTTAACCAATACAGAGGTAAAAGATGTAATAGTAAGAAATAATAAGGTTAGGGGCGTTCTGGCCGGCAATAAGGCTATTACATCAAGATATGTGATTGCCTGTCCCGGCAGGTCAGGCTCTTCATGGTTTCTTGAGCAGGCTAGAAAGCTTGATATACCTCTTAAGCATCGCGGGATTGAGATAGGGGTAAGGGTAGAGATAAGGGCAAAACTCATGGAGCATATTACAAAGTATCTCTGGGATCCTGCATTTTTCATGAAAGCAAGGCATTCCCATGATATTGTACGCACATTCTGCACCTGCCCATACGGTTTTGTCGCAGAAGAAACCTATCATGGCTTTATCGGTGTGAATGGCTACAGCAATATAAACAGAAAGAGCGCGAACACAAATTTCGCGCTTCTTTCAAATATCGAATTAACAGAGCCTGCGGAAAACACAATTGCTTATGGCGAGGACATAGGCAGGTTAGCCACAACCATAGCAGGCGGCAGGCCGTTTATCCAAAGCCTGGAAGACCTTAAAAGGCACAGGAGAAGCTACTGGCATAGGATAGACAAGACAAAAATCAGCCCAACACTCACGAACACGACTCCAGGGGATTTATCCATGGCAATCCCTCATAGGATTGTCATAAATTTACTGGATGCAATAAGAAGGCTCGATAAAATCATACCCGGCCTCTATGAGAATGCCCTTCTTTACGGCCCAGAGCTTAAGTTCTTTTCAGTAAGGATAGAGTCAGACAAAAGCTTGGAAACAAGGGCAAAGAACTTATTCATTGCAGGAGACGGCGTGGGCATATGCGGCAATATAGTCGGAGCGGCAGCTACCGGCATTCTGGCAGCAAGGGGCGTGTTGGATAAAATAAATAAGCAAAAACCAGTCAAAAGCTGA
- the fabZ gene encoding 3-hydroxyacyl-ACP dehydratase FabZ — MKSIDELKNEKGEIDSNAIKQIIPYERPFLMIDRVLNLDKNKIVAIKNTTDNESFFKGHFSGFPIMPGALIVEGMGQAGTLLMRYNIENHWEKDVLAYKIKEAKFSAPAFPGQQLKYEIALLGKDERGGLLSAKAYVEDKVVAEAQMMLALVDRKEFRGKASPVYK; from the coding sequence ATGAAAAGCATAGATGAACTTAAAAATGAAAAGGGCGAGATAGACAGCAATGCTATTAAGCAGATTATTCCTTATGAGAGGCCATTTTTGATGATCGACCGTGTATTAAACCTGGACAAGAATAAGATAGTTGCTATAAAAAACACCACAGACAATGAATCTTTTTTTAAAGGCCATTTTTCAGGATTCCCCATAATGCCGGGGGCTTTGATAGTTGAGGGGATGGGCCAGGCTGGTACGCTCTTAATGAGATATAATATTGAAAACCACTGGGAGAAGGATGTTCTTGCGTATAAGATAAAGGAAGCCAAATTTTCCGCTCCTGCATTCCCGGGGCAGCAACTGAAATATGAAATAGCTTTGCTTGGAAAGGATGAAAGAGGAGGATTGTTAAGTGCAAAGGCTTATGTTGAGGACAAGGTTGTTGCAGAAGCTCAGATGATGCTTGCTTTGGTTGACAGAAAAGAATTCAGAGGGAAGGCTTCTCCGGTTTATAAATAA
- the fabG gene encoding 3-oxoacyl-[acyl-carrier-protein] reductase, with protein sequence MTLKEKNALITGSARGLGKEMAVKLAEDGCNIIINDIESMKEEAEKTVEEIKKLDVKAEFIPADVSDFDSCRKIAEAIKEKFGKLDILVNNAGITKDRTLKKMVPEEWNPVIKVNLNSLYNVTHNVLELIPEGGRIINISSVAGISGNFGQTNYASTKAGVIGFTKSLAKEVGKKKITVNAVAPGFIKSAMTDKIPMELLANILQLIPLKEIGQPEDVANAVKFLCSDDAKYISGIVLKVDGGISF encoded by the coding sequence ATGACACTTAAAGAAAAAAATGCACTAATAACCGGCAGTGCACGCGGCCTAGGAAAAGAGATGGCCGTCAAGCTGGCGGAAGACGGATGCAACATCATTATCAATGATATTGAATCCATGAAAGAAGAAGCTGAAAAGACTGTTGAAGAGATAAAGAAACTGGATGTCAAAGCTGAATTTATTCCTGCGGATGTATCTGATTTTGACAGCTGCAGGAAAATAGCTGAAGCAATAAAGGAAAAATTCGGCAAACTGGACATCTTGGTAAACAATGCAGGGATAACAAAAGACAGGACACTCAAGAAAATGGTTCCTGAAGAATGGAATCCAGTGATAAAAGTAAACCTTAATTCACTATATAATGTAACTCATAATGTCCTGGAGCTCATACCTGAGGGTGGCAGGATAATAAATATAAGCTCTGTGGCAGGCATTTCAGGAAATTTTGGGCAAACAAACTATGCCTCAACCAAAGCAGGGGTGATAGGATTTACCAAGTCTTTAGCAAAAGAAGTCGGGAAGAAGAAAATTACGGTGAATGCGGTTGCCCCGGGATTTATCAAATCTGCTATGACTGACAAGATTCCTATGGAACTGCTAGCAAATATCCTGCAGCTGATTCCGCTGAAAGAGATAGGGCAGCCTGAGGATGTGGCAAATGCTGTAAAATTCTTATGCAGCGATGATGCCAAGTATATTTCAGGAATAGTGCTGAAAGTTGACGGAGGCATCAGCTTTTGA
- a CDS encoding thiolase domain-containing protein (Catalyzes the synthesis of acetoacetyl coenzyme A from two molecules of acetyl coenzyme A. It can also act as a thiolase, catalyzing the reverse reaction and generating two-carbon units from the four-carbon product of fatty acid oxidation), whose translation MHIKGVGMTKFGISDKHSWQLAYDAALGALKDADMKFTEIDAIVCSSLEWFFSVEKQRHFSSVLSSMFRTHKPIIRIPAACAGGGTALWFANQLEEYDNILVVGAEKLMTCKTEAITDEFMMAAESKWEQLEGLNFPGQNALVAQEYMQKYPETTPEHLAKIAFKNHSNALLNPKARFYGKGISLETIKNSPMVCSPLRLFDCSISVDGAACAIISKDKSDVNIIGSDLCTDYLPTFEREDNTSWDGSVITAKNVYSQASISPKDIDVAELHDAFTSVELIAYEDMGMAERGKAYEKIEDGYFNLDGKIPVNTSGGLKAKGHPVSATGLAQIYELVKQIRNEAGDRQVNNPKLALAHNIGGAGGTVACHILKKTGGINGG comes from the coding sequence ATGCATATAAAAGGAGTCGGCATGACAAAGTTCGGAATATCTGATAAGCACAGCTGGCAGCTTGCTTATGATGCTGCCTTGGGGGCCCTGAAAGATGCAGATATGAAGTTTACAGAAATTGATGCTATAGTTTGCTCTTCACTTGAATGGTTTTTTTCTGTAGAAAAACAGAGGCACTTTTCTTCCGTGCTTTCATCCATGTTCAGGACACATAAGCCGATAATTCGCATTCCTGCTGCCTGTGCGGGGGGAGGAACAGCATTATGGTTTGCAAACCAGCTGGAAGAATATGATAATATCTTGGTGGTTGGCGCGGAGAAGCTTATGACTTGCAAGACAGAAGCAATAACGGATGAATTTATGATGGCAGCGGAGTCGAAGTGGGAGCAGCTGGAAGGGCTTAATTTCCCGGGCCAGAACGCGCTGGTAGCCCAGGAATACATGCAGAAATATCCCGAGACAACTCCTGAACACCTGGCTAAAATAGCTTTTAAGAACCATTCGAATGCACTGTTAAACCCGAAAGCGAGATTTTATGGGAAAGGGATAAGCCTTGAAACCATCAAAAACTCCCCAATGGTATGTTCTCCCTTAAGGCTATTTGACTGCTCAATATCTGTCGACGGGGCGGCCTGTGCAATTATCTCAAAGGATAAAAGCGATGTGAATATCATCGGCTCTGACTTATGCACAGATTACCTTCCCACTTTTGAGAGAGAGGACAACACTTCATGGGACGGGTCGGTAATAACTGCCAAGAATGTGTATAGCCAGGCAAGCATCTCGCCTAAAGATATTGATGTTGCTGAACTTCATGATGCTTTTACATCTGTTGAATTGATTGCGTATGAAGATATGGGCATGGCTGAACGGGGGAAAGCATATGAAAAAATTGAAGACGGCTATTTTAATCTTGACGGCAAAATACCTGTAAATACTTCGGGCGGCCTGAAGGCCAAGGGGCATCCTGTTTCTGCTACGGGTCTGGCGCAAATTTATGAGTTAGTCAAGCAAATCAGGAATGAGGCAGGGGACAGGCAAGTTAATAATCCCAAACTTGCATTAGCCCATAATATCGGGGGGGCAGGAGGAACCGTAGCCTGCCATATCCTGAAAAAAACCGGGGGGATAAATGGAGGATAA
- a CDS encoding DUF362 domain-containing protein, which produces MVKTIRWICEKCSKKWIHPIEECLYCGEKIKKKIGTKTKVAGCTKIYNPNPLHPVVPYNVLLLEDEYGNKMPKKTIKDYEIGEIYEDVPDASEETVAAIKIKYDYYEAVKEALELIGDIEVNDSTRILLKPNLSIPGYFYLGMCTNPKVLDALIQLLLDKGARNKNITIAEQSFFSPSEKALAKTGVTEIIKKFGINYVDISKTEFEEKKEMEFTLEVSKIVNDFDLILNVPVIKTDMLLGIDGAFENLTRFLSKKTFEELSKDKEKVVLALAVLPKLFPKFITIGDASIGIQGNGPAQYGEPGFFNMLFAARNPVVHDRAVQDVFCLRKIPYVELASQLGLGEYDISKINFVGNELDALRRDIKQPIGSKLIEK; this is translated from the coding sequence ATGGTAAAAACAATCCGCTGGATATGTGAAAAGTGCAGTAAAAAATGGATACATCCCATTGAAGAATGCTTATACTGTGGAGAGAAGATAAAGAAAAAAATAGGTACAAAAACAAAGGTTGCGGGATGCACAAAGATATATAATCCGAATCCGCTTCACCCTGTAGTGCCTTATAATGTTCTTCTGCTGGAGGATGAATACGGCAATAAAATGCCTAAGAAGACGATTAAGGATTACGAGATAGGAGAGATTTATGAAGATGTTCCTGATGCATCTGAAGAAACGGTTGCAGCTATAAAAATCAAATATGATTATTACGAGGCTGTAAAGGAAGCCCTGGAATTAATCGGGGATATTGAAGTTAATGACAGCACAAGAATTCTGCTCAAGCCGAATTTAAGCATTCCGGGCTATTTTTATCTTGGCATGTGCACAAACCCGAAAGTATTAGATGCCTTAATACAGCTTCTTCTAGACAAGGGAGCAAGGAATAAAAATATAACAATAGCTGAGCAGAGCTTTTTTTCCCCTTCAGAAAAGGCATTAGCTAAAACTGGGGTGACTGAAATAATAAAAAAATTCGGGATAAATTATGTTGACATATCCAAGACTGAATTTGAGGAAAAGAAAGAGATGGAATTTACACTGGAAGTTTCCAAAATTGTCAATGATTTTGACTTAATCCTGAACGTACCAGTTATAAAAACAGACATGCTCCTTGGGATAGACGGGGCTTTTGAAAACCTAACAAGATTTCTTTCCAAAAAGACTTTTGAAGAGCTGTCTAAAGACAAGGAGAAGGTTGTTCTTGCTTTGGCTGTACTGCCTAAGCTGTTTCCCAAGTTTATTACGATAGGGGATGCTTCTATCGGGATCCAGGGGAACGGGCCTGCACAATACGGCGAGCCGGGCTTTTTTAATATGCTGTTCGCAGCAAGGAATCCTGTCGTGCATGATAGGGCAGTGCAGGATGTATTTTGCCTGAGAAAGATTCCATATGTTGAATTGGCTTCCCAACTTGGGTTAGGAGAATATGACATTTCGAAGATTAATTTTGTCGGAAATGAACTTGATGCATTAAGGAGGGATATCAAGCAGCCTATAGGCAGCAAACTGATAGAAAAATGA
- the accC gene encoding acetyl-CoA carboxylase biotin carboxylase subunit, whose protein sequence is MFKKILIANRGEIALRIIRACRELGIDSIQIYTKQDEKSLAVKFADKAMKIGNKSSDYLNMQKIIKIAKKAKADAIHPGYGFLAENADFAKICKKSKIKFIGPSHTAMLAMGDKINAKKLIKKAGAPVLEGTTKPIQDITEGKEIARRIGFPIIIKAAAGGGGKGMRIVENEKNFESSFQACQAEAESAFKNSKVFIEKYILNPRHIEFQVLSDKKGNVIHLGERDCSIQRRHQKLLEEAPSSELSQELRKKMGIAALKVASAIKYEGAGTVEFLVDRNSNFYFMEMNTRIQVEHGITEMITGIDLVKEQIKVAAGAKLAYSQEDIQIKGWAIECRINAECPAEGFCPTTGTITNYLPPGGPGIRVSSSSHHGQKISPHYDSLIAKLMVHGENRQEAIERMKRALDEFIIEGIDTTIPFHKAVLNNKAFLKSDITTSFIDKNKIIEAVKKEYRKRKKALTKEQKAIIITTAVSHHMKKKARFNDKNSQWVQLGRQEAVFNENV, encoded by the coding sequence CTGTTCAAGAAAATATTGATTGCAAACAGGGGGGAAATTGCCCTTAGGATTATTAGGGCATGCCGTGAGCTTGGCATAGATTCTATACAGATTTACACCAAGCAGGATGAAAAGTCCCTTGCAGTAAAATTTGCCGATAAGGCGATGAAGATAGGCAATAAGTCTTCTGATTATTTGAATATGCAGAAAATAATAAAGATAGCTAAAAAAGCTAAAGCAGATGCGATTCACCCCGGTTACGGGTTTCTGGCGGAAAATGCAGATTTTGCGAAAATCTGTAAAAAAAGCAAGATAAAGTTCATTGGGCCATCGCATACTGCCATGCTGGCTATGGGAGATAAAATAAATGCGAAGAAGCTGATTAAGAAAGCAGGGGCGCCTGTTTTAGAGGGCACAACAAAGCCCATCCAGGATATTACCGAAGGCAAGGAAATAGCTCGCCGGATAGGTTTTCCTATAATAATAAAGGCAGCTGCGGGAGGCGGCGGAAAAGGAATGCGCATAGTAGAAAATGAAAAAAATTTTGAATCCAGCTTCCAGGCATGCCAGGCTGAAGCGGAATCCGCATTTAAGAACAGCAAGGTATTCATAGAAAAATATATCCTTAATCCGAGGCATATAGAGTTCCAGGTGCTTTCAGATAAGAAAGGAAATGTCATACACCTGGGCGAAAGGGATTGTTCTATTCAAAGGAGGCACCAAAAACTGCTCGAAGAAGCACCCAGTTCTGAATTAAGCCAGGAGCTGAGAAAAAAGATGGGGATTGCAGCCTTGAAAGTGGCTTCAGCCATAAAATATGAAGGCGCGGGCACAGTGGAGTTTCTTGTTGATAGGAACAGCAATTTCTATTTTATGGAAATGAATACAAGGATACAGGTAGAGCATGGAATAACCGAGATGATTACCGGCATAGATCTTGTAAAAGAGCAGATAAAAGTAGCAGCAGGAGCTAAGCTTGCCTACAGCCAGGAAGACATACAAATAAAAGGGTGGGCAATAGAGTGCAGGATAAACGCAGAATGCCCTGCAGAAGGCTTCTGCCCTACCACCGGCACAATAACTAACTATCTTCCTCCCGGAGGCCCGGGCATCAGGGTATCTTCAAGCAGCCATCATGGCCAGAAAATAAGCCCCCATTATGATTCATTGATAGCAAAATTAATGGTGCATGGCGAAAACAGGCAGGAAGCAATAGAAAGGATGAAGCGTGCTCTGGATGAGTTCATCATAGAAGGAATAGACACAACAATACCTTTTCATAAAGCAGTCCTCAACAATAAGGCTTTTCTGAAATCAGACATAACTACATCGTTTATCGATAAAAACAAGATTATAGAAGCAGTAAAAAAAGAGTACAGGAAAAGAAAAAAAGCATTGACAAAAGAGCAGAAAGCAATAATAATCACCACAGCAGTATCGCACCATATGAAAAAGAAAGCTCGTTTTAATGACAAAAATTCGCAGTGGGTGCAGCTGGGCAGGCAGGAAGCTGTTTTTAATGAGAATGTTTAA
- the vorB gene encoding 3-methyl-2-oxobutanoate dehydrogenase subunit VorB: MNEKKLMKGNEALCYAAVEAGCEFYAGYPITPQNEVPENMSKLMPKAGKIFVQAEAELSAINMLFGASAAGARCMTSSSSPGISLKQEGVSYIAAAELPCVIVNMARGGPGLGNIRGSQADYFQSVKGGGHGDYRLIVLAPSTLQELYDFTMDAFDYADYYRNPVLILGDGILGQMVEPVELKKYSPILGLPSKKGWILDGCKGREQHVIKTLLLSPPDLLVKHNIRLQQKYSRIKKELSICKEYKTNDAEIIIAAYGITARVCREAVDIARENGIKAGLIQPITLWPFPEEVFRKYSDKNFLVVEMSEGQFIEDVKLATDCKGNYSFLGHGGGWYPDTDKVLKKIKELLK, translated from the coding sequence ATGAATGAAAAAAAACTGATGAAAGGGAATGAGGCTTTGTGCTATGCGGCTGTAGAGGCAGGCTGCGAGTTTTATGCAGGCTATCCCATCACGCCGCAGAACGAAGTGCCTGAGAATATGTCAAAGCTGATGCCTAAAGCAGGAAAGATATTTGTGCAGGCAGAGGCAGAGCTTTCTGCGATAAACATGCTTTTCGGAGCTAGCGCTGCGGGAGCGAGATGCATGACTTCTTCTTCCAGCCCAGGGATATCCCTAAAACAGGAGGGTGTTTCATATATTGCCGCTGCTGAACTGCCGTGCGTAATTGTTAATATGGCAAGAGGCGGGCCTGGCTTAGGAAATATACGGGGAAGCCAGGCGGATTACTTTCAGTCTGTAAAAGGAGGGGGCCATGGAGATTATCGGCTCATAGTATTGGCCCCATCTACATTGCAGGAATTATATGATTTTACTATGGATGCTTTTGACTATGCTGATTATTACAGGAATCCTGTGTTGATTTTGGGTGACGGGATCCTGGGGCAGATGGTAGAGCCAGTAGAGCTAAAGAAATACAGCCCTATCCTTGGGCTGCCCTCCAAAAAAGGCTGGATACTTGACGGATGCAAAGGGAGAGAGCAGCATGTCATCAAGACTTTATTGCTCAGCCCGCCGGATTTGCTGGTAAAACATAACATCCGCCTCCAACAAAAATATTCCAGAATAAAAAAAGAACTTTCTATCTGCAAAGAATATAAAACTAATGATGCTGAGATAATAATAGCTGCTTACGGAATAACAGCAAGGGTGTGCAGAGAGGCAGTAGATATTGCAAGAGAAAACGGGATTAAAGCGGGCCTTATACAGCCGATTACCTTATGGCCTTTTCCTGAAGAAGTGTTCAGGAAATATTCTGATAAGAATTTCCTTGTTGTTGAGATGAGCGAGGGCCAGTTTATTGAAGATGTTAAATTGGCGACGGACTGTAAAGGAAATTATAGTTTCTTAGGCCATGGGGGTGGATGGTACCCTGATACTGATAAAGTATTAAAAAAAATCAAGGAATTATTAAAATGA
- a CDS encoding 2-oxoglutarate oxidoreductase, with amino-acid sequence MTKSLKEAKMHYCPGCGHTIVHRIISEVLDEMNVRERTIASAPVGCSVLLYNYFNIDVIECAHGRVPSVMSAIKRIYPDRLVFAYQGDGDLAAIGTNETIHTANRGENITVIFINNAVYGMTGGQMAPTTIMGQKTTTTPAGRGQNQEGPPLKMCELLATLDAPMYIERAAVNNAENIKKTKEAIRKAFRCQMEGKGYSFVEVLATCPTNWHKNMKDSLRFIQEMQEYFPLKVFKDKI; translated from the coding sequence ATGACAAAATCACTAAAAGAAGCGAAAATGCACTACTGCCCCGGCTGCGGCCATACAATAGTGCACAGGATAATTTCAGAAGTATTGGATGAGATGAATGTAAGGGAAAGAACGATAGCTTCTGCTCCTGTCGGATGCTCTGTATTGCTCTATAACTATTTCAATATCGATGTAATCGAGTGCGCTCACGGAAGAGTGCCTTCTGTGATGAGTGCCATAAAAAGGATATATCCCGACAGGCTCGTATTTGCCTACCAGGGAGATGGTGATTTGGCAGCTATTGGGACGAATGAAACTATACACACTGCCAACAGAGGGGAGAATATAACTGTCATCTTTATCAATAATGCAGTTTACGGTATGACCGGCGGGCAGATGGCTCCTACTACTATAATGGGACAGAAGACAACTACTACACCTGCCGGAAGGGGGCAGAATCAGGAGGGGCCGCCCTTAAAAATGTGTGAATTGTTAGCAACATTGGATGCTCCTATGTATATCGAGAGAGCGGCTGTGAACAATGCCGAGAACATAAAGAAGACGAAAGAGGCAATCAGAAAGGCATTTAGATGCCAAATGGAAGGAAAGGGATATAGTTTTGTTGAAGTCTTGGCTACGTGCCCGACGAACTGGCACAAGAATATGAAAGATTCACTGAGGTTTATTCAGGAGATGCAGGAATATTTTCCGCTGAAAGTTTTTAAGGATAAAATATGA
- a CDS encoding 2-oxoacid:ferredoxin oxidoreductase subunit gamma, with product MKDSIICAGFGGQGVVLTGSLIANAALKQGLETCGMVSYGVEMRGGTANSSAIISDKKIGSPVVVNPTTAIIMNDPSLERFEPKLQENGLLILNTTECKTRPKRKDIKLIEIKATALAQQLGNKKVANVILVGAYIKERKIINLDSAFDVMPKVLKGKERLVEINKKALEKGYSMVE from the coding sequence ATGAAAGACTCAATAATATGTGCGGGCTTTGGGGGACAAGGAGTTGTTTTGACTGGCAGCCTTATAGCGAATGCTGCGCTCAAACAAGGACTGGAAACATGCGGAATGGTTTCTTATGGGGTTGAGATGAGGGGAGGAACAGCTAATTCCTCAGCAATAATATCAGATAAGAAAATAGGCTCTCCTGTTGTGGTGAATCCAACAACTGCAATAATAATGAATGACCCTTCACTTGAGAGATTCGAGCCGAAGCTGCAGGAAAACGGATTATTGATCTTAAATACTACAGAATGCAAAACAAGGCCAAAAAGGAAAGACATCAAGCTGATTGAAATAAAGGCTACAGCGCTGGCTCAACAGCTAGGCAATAAGAAAGTAGCCAATGTAATCTTAGTCGGAGCGTACATAAAAGAAAGGAAAATAATCAATCTTGATTCGGCTTTTGATGTGATGCCAAAGGTCCTGAAAGGGAAAGAAAGATTAGTTGAGATAAACAAAAAGGCCCTGGAAAAGGGTTATTCGATGGTGGAATAG